ACGCCCGCCTTGCTCAGGTTGATTCCTTTGCATTCGGCGATCTGTCTGAAAGATAGACCATGGGAGAAATAGAGCTGAAAAACGAGTTGATCCCTTGCCAGGGCGGGGCCCGAAAGGCTCCTCATACTGCGCTGGGTTAAGGACGTGAGTTCACGCCCGAGGATCTCGCGTTCCGACTTGGAATCGACTGCTATGCGGTCTGGGTCCGGATTGGCCGCTTTGGCAACGCCATTCCTCATCGACGCGCCAGCGGCCGCGCTCTTGAAAACCCTGTGCCGCCTCAGAGTGTCCATTACAACGGAACGCGCAATCACGGCCAGGTATGCCAACAGTTCATCCTCGCTGGTACCCGAGAACCGTTTCATGACCGCACAGTCTTTTTCCACCAGGCGCAGGATCGTATTTTGAAGAAAATCGCTCTCTTGAATGCCGCCGGGCACCGTCGCGCCGTCAGGATCGGAAAAAGTGCAGACGGTCTTGTGAAGGGTGCCGCGGATGAAATATTTGATCTTCCAAGTGTATCGCCGCAGGAATTCGCTCCAGGCGGCGGCGTCTTCCCTGTCAGCGGCGCAGAGGAAGAACAACTCCACTGGATCAAGGCGAGCGGATTGTTCACCGTCTGAATGCAGCGAGCCTTTGTGTAACATTGGTGGGTTATTATATGCCGCCTTCGTTCCTGATAAATCAAATTTCCTGCAAAAAAAAAGCAGAAAACGCAAAAACACCATGGGAAACAGTAGGATCGACTTATGGCATCTGCCGGTTGTAAATCTGCTTCCGTGTCTCCATCTCGCCGCCGAAACCGCGGCTGACGGTGGCGACCGTCAGGATCTTCCCATTTTCGGAAAGTGACCACTCTTCCTTCGTATTCACTTCAGTCGTGCCAAAGGGAGAACTGACGCTTCCGTACTGCTCGATGACAAGCTTGTTCGCTGCCCACTTCGCCCGGTAGAAAAGACCGTCAGGCGCACCCTGAAGGGCGTTTTCGGAGCCGTCCAGGAGGTAGTTGGTCTGCGTTGCAGGCTTATGACTCCATCTGGTCTCTACCTGCAGCCGGTTTGCGTCTTGTTTGACAGTCAGGCTCGCGTCTATGGTTTGAACGCTCCCCCCAACCAGAGTTCCCATCGGATCGCTCTTAGCCTGGTCGCGAATCCAGGTCCCGCTGAAATTGGTGGCAACCTGCTCTGAGGCCGAAAGGCCGAATCCAACGGCAAGGCAAAAAGTCAAAATGAATCGGTTCATCGCATCTCCCTTTGAATTTATGCGACTCGTTAACTGTGCTCTTTCAGTCATGGCGTGCTAGCGGTCAAGCGGCCAGGCAGCCTCCAAGACTCAAAGACTCGAACACTCTAAGAAACCAGGAGCCATCTTCGAAACCCTGTCCCCTTCTTGCTCTCCGTAGCTTTCGCAACAGCCTCCCGTGGGCGCCGGCTGCCAGACGGCGCTCAGCCTGGGAATTCTGAGATCACGGGCCGCGTTCGACGTCCTCGGCCCACGGGCACGGCTCCCCCCAAAAACATTCCTTTCTGCGGCAAGTCGGTGTATCAGGAGGAAATCAGGAATGACCCCTTTTTGCATTGCTTAATCTTCGAAATGGTCTCTGGCATCGGGGGGGGGCTATCTCCTCTCGGCCTTAATGACCTGGGCAAGCGTTTCGCGATAACGAGCTTCGTGGGCCGCCAGTTCGGAAATCATGGATGGGAGCGGATCCATTGCCCTCTTGCCATTTCGCTTTATGATTGCGGGCAGTTGGGCCACCTGTTTTCTGCATTCGCTCAGTCCGGCCTCGATTCTGGCTATTGCCTCACGCGCTCGAGCCGGCCTCCCGAGCCGGATGTACGCTTCGGCAAGCGCCTGCCAGGCATCATCCGCTTCCTGCCAGCGCCGGAATCGCTGCCTGGCGTCGGATAGTTCTGCGGGGATCAGGTCGGTCGTCGTCTCCCGGTCGTATTTCTCGGCAGCGGCAATCCCCTCCTTTATTAAGGCTGGAACACGATCCAGCCGGACCCCGCGCCCCGCATACAGGGAGGCAACCCTCAGTATGTTCGATCCCCAGTTCGCCCAGCCCGGCCGTGCAGGCGATTCCGCGCCCTGACGCTCGAGCTCGAGAACTTTCTCTCCGGCCGCGATGAACTCGCTGTCGGGATGGTTTTTCAGCTCCAGCAATGTCTGCATCCGGTCGATCCAGACGAATGGATCCTCCGGCAGCCGCTGGATCCACGAGTCGCTCATGCGCAGGCGGCTCTCCCAATACGCCGCCTTCGCGGCCGCCGGAGCTTCCGCTTTGGGAGCGGGATTCTTGGCGGGCCAGTCCCGCGTCATTTCCTGGATCACGTACGCCCACCGCCCGTCGTAACTTGTATCCCTGGCAAGCATGGATCGGGCAGTTTCCGCGTCCCCGATCATTTGATAGCCAACGCGCACCAGCAATCTGAGATCGACGGAGCGGCCGGCCTCGAGGCCGCGGAGACGTTTCAAGTCTTCGCCTATCCTCATATCAACCGCCGCCGGATCCTCCCCGGGGGCCTGCCTGATCATCTCCATTGGCCAGAGTTCCTGATACAATAGCAACGACGGAGTGTCCGTTCGGGTCGCCAGAATCGCGCGCATGCGCCTGAGCGTGTCTGCGGCGAACTCAGGATCGCCAATGGATATCAGGAACCGGATCGGCTCCGGGCTGTCCGGGCACAGCTTCATGAACGCCTTCAAATATGTTTGGACTTTATCCTTATCAGGATAGTCGAAGTGCCGGTAGACTTCAGCGAGAGCCAGGTTGGCCCACGGCGCGTCCGGATTGTCCGCTATAAGCTGCCGCATGAGCCGGATCGTTTCCGGCGTGTTTTTGCCAATCAGGCTGTAGGCATACAGATAGATCGCGTCCGGGTCGCCCGGGTGCTGCTCCAGCCTTCTGCGATAGCGGGTGACCAGGTAATCGTGCTCGCGCAGCAGCATGTTTCGAGCCTCGAGGGAAGCCTTGTGCAGGAAGAAATCGTCCCCGTTCTCCACGGCAAGATTGTACAGACGCTCCGATCTGATTTCTCTCCTGCGCACGGGGGTCAGGCTCTCGTCCACTATCCAGCCCTCATCGATGACCGCCAGCACTCCCGCACTCGGCCCGCACCGGCATGACTGGGCAGCGTTCCCCTGAATTTTTGCACCCGCAGCCGAGTTTGTCTCCGCTCCC
The nucleotide sequence above comes from Terriglobia bacterium. Encoded proteins:
- a CDS encoding sigma-70 family RNA polymerase sigma factor; protein product: MLHKGSLHSDGEQSARLDPVELFFLCAADREDAAAWSEFLRRYTWKIKYFIRGTLHKTVCTFSDPDGATVPGGIQESDFLQNTILRLVEKDCAVMKRFSGTSEDELLAYLAVIARSVVMDTLRRHRVFKSAAAGASMRNGVAKAANPDPDRIAVDSKSEREILGRELTSLTQRSMRSLSGPALARDQLVFQLYFSHGLSFRQIAECKGINLSKAGVEKLLNRLVDRVRTLASAAKPEASHDEKR
- a CDS encoding zf-HC2 domain-containing protein, translated to MKCQTFVNMMDDLMDATLPPADHRRMAEHLKQCRDCREKIRSLRALAFESASLPRSVMPENDLWPGIIKRIIVAGPPERIPGPQPVHKAGSGWNLNVLFHRWGWRLPAVAVAGIVLILAATRLGTRTHISPPKRPAVATVPGPMKQDTKASGMESLRQPAPPPNLSNPGAETNSAAGAKIQGNAAQSCRCGPSAGVLAVIDEGWIVDESLTPVRRREIRSERLYNLAVENGDDFFLHKASLEARNMLLREHDYLVTRYRRRLEQHPGDPDAIYLYAYSLIGKNTPETIRLMRQLIADNPDAPWANLALAEVYRHFDYPDKDKVQTYLKAFMKLCPDSPEPIRFLISIGDPEFAADTLRRMRAILATRTDTPSLLLYQELWPMEMIRQAPGEDPAAVDMRIGEDLKRLRGLEAGRSVDLRLLVRVGYQMIGDAETARSMLARDTSYDGRWAYVIQEMTRDWPAKNPAPKAEAPAAAKAAYWESRLRMSDSWIQRLPEDPFVWIDRMQTLLELKNHPDSEFIAAGEKVLELERQGAESPARPGWANWGSNILRVASLYAGRGVRLDRVPALIKEGIAAAEKYDRETTTDLIPAELSDARQRFRRWQEADDAWQALAEAYIRLGRPARAREAIARIEAGLSECRKQVAQLPAIIKRNGKRAMDPLPSMISELAAHEARYRETLAQVIKAERR